In Arthrobacter sp. UKPF54-2, the following are encoded in one genomic region:
- the tmk gene encoding dTMP kinase produces the protein MTTQTPGPFPGLFIAFEGGDGAGKSTQAAELARALESRGLTVLRTREPGGTPIGEKLRSLVLDHGHGHIGARTEALIFAASRAAHAAQVIRPALERGEVVLTDRYIDSSVAYQGAGRNLGTDAVREVNDWATSGLHPDLTVLLDVDPADGRRRRTAGDAPEDRLESEADEFHARIRAAFLALAAARPEHYLVLAAHLPVPELAARILERVQALLALRQGSSA, from the coding sequence GTGACTACCCAGACTCCCGGCCCGTTCCCCGGACTGTTCATTGCCTTCGAAGGCGGCGACGGGGCAGGCAAGTCCACCCAGGCCGCTGAACTCGCCCGGGCCCTCGAGTCACGCGGGTTGACGGTGCTGCGGACCCGCGAACCGGGCGGCACACCGATCGGCGAGAAGCTCCGGTCCCTCGTGCTGGACCACGGCCACGGCCACATCGGCGCACGCACCGAGGCCCTGATCTTCGCAGCCTCCCGCGCCGCCCACGCCGCCCAGGTGATCCGCCCGGCACTGGAACGGGGCGAGGTGGTCCTCACCGACCGGTACATTGACTCCTCGGTGGCCTACCAGGGGGCCGGCCGGAACCTCGGCACGGACGCGGTGCGCGAGGTCAACGACTGGGCCACCTCCGGCCTGCACCCGGACCTCACCGTGCTGCTCGACGTCGACCCTGCCGATGGCCGGCGGCGGCGGACCGCCGGGGACGCCCCGGAGGACCGGCTCGAATCCGAAGCCGACGAATTCCACGCCCGGATCCGCGCCGCGTTCCTGGCGCTGGCTGCGGCCCGGCCGGAGCACTACCTTGTCCTCGCGGCGCACCTGCCCGTGCCTGAGCTGGCCGCCCGGATCCTGGAGCGCGTGCAGGCCCTGCTCGCGCTCCGCCAGGGCAGTTCGGCATGA